ACAAAAATGGCCTGATCGCCGGTCGCAATCCGTGACAGGCGTGAGCGGAGGTTCATCAGCGTCTCAACCAGCCGGAACGGCCAGCCCTCGGCGTCGAGCCGCACGTCAAAGCGACCGCCCACGACCCGGGGGCTGCGCAGTGCGTCTTCGAGCAGAGCCGGAAAGCCGGGCGGCAGGACCGTATCGGCGTGCAGAAACAGCAACACCTGACCGCTCGCCGCCCGGGCCCCGACATTCATCTGGCTGGCCCGCCCCCGTTCTGC
This genomic window from Desulfurellaceae bacterium contains:
- a CDS encoding TIGR04283 family arsenosugar biosynthesis glycosyltransferase encodes the protein AERGRASQMNVGARAASGQVLLFLHADTVLPPGFPALLEDALRSPRVVGGRFDVRLDAEGWPFRLVETLMNLRSRLSRIATGDQAIFVRSRTFLELGGYREAELMEDLELSYRLKRQGELACLRERVVTSARRWQRDGIVRTIVLMWLLRFLYFIGVSPSYLKTFYADTR